One genomic segment of Vulpes vulpes isolate BD-2025 chromosome 2, VulVul3, whole genome shotgun sequence includes these proteins:
- the AFMID gene encoding kynurenine formamidase isoform X2: MELEDQYSPSRWVIRRGAEEALRTYSHIGDEATKKARATRKSLLHVPYGDGEGEKLDIYFPEGVSEASPFCLFFHGGYWQSGSKDTSAFMVNPLTEQGVTVVVVAYDIAPKGTLDQMVDQVTRSIVFVQKQYPCNEGIYLCGHSAGAHLAAMMLLANWTKHGVTPNLKGFFLLSGIYDLKPIVYTSQNAPLLMTLEDAQRNSPQLLLEAALTRPLDPACHVLVSVGQHDSPEFHRQSKEFYQILRQGGWNASFEEIHDMDHFEIIWNLTQKDYVLTQGQPRGLSSLAPPLAQGVILDQVPRRAPCMELASPSALSLPLPVCVCVSHE; the protein is encoded by the exons CCACCAAGAAGGCCCGAGCCACCAGGAAGAGCCTGCTGCATGTCCCCTACGGAGATGGCGAAGgggaaaaattggacatctactTTCCCGAGGGAGTGTCTGAAG CCTCGCCTTTCTGTCTGTTCTTTCATGGAGGGTACTGGCAGAGTGGAAG tAAAGACACATCAGCCTTCATGGTCAATCCACTGACAGAGCAGGGGGTGACCGTGGTGGTAGTGGCTTATGACATCGCCCCCAAAG GTACCCTGGACCAGATGGTAGACCAAGTGACTCGGAGCATCGTGTTTGTCCAGAAGCAGTATCCATGCAACGA GGGAATTTACCTGTGTGGACACTCAGCAGGAGCCCACCTGGCTGCCATGATGCTCCTGGCCAACTGGACCAAGCATGGAGTCACACCCAACCTCAAAG GCtttttcctgctcagtgggatcTATGACCTGAAGCCCATTGTGTACACTTCTCAGAATGCTCCTCTCCTCATGACCCT GGAGGATGCTCAGAGGAACAGCCCACAGCTGCTCCTGGAGGCGGCCCTGACTCGGCCCTTGGATCCAGCCTGCCATGTGCTGGTGTCTGTGGGCCAGCACGACTCCCCTGAATTCCACCGACAGTCCAAGGAATTTTATCAG ATACTGCGCCAAGGAGGGTGGAATGCCTCGTTTGAAGAAATCCATGATATGGATCACTTTGAAATCATTTGGAACCTAACCCAGAAGGACTATGTGCTCACCCAG gggcagcccagggggctcagcagtttagcgccgcctttggcccagggtgtgatcctggatcaagtgccacgtcgggctccctgcatggagcttgcttctccttctgccttgtctctgcctctccctgtgtgtgtgtgtgtctctcatgaatga
- the AFMID gene encoding kynurenine formamidase isoform X3 encodes MRVVLMVTRPSLDTATKKARATRKSLLHVPYGDGEGEKLDIYFPEGVSEASPFCLFFHGGYWQSGSKDTSAFMVNPLTEQGVTVVVVAYDIAPKGTLDQMVDQVTRSIVFVQKQYPCNEGIYLCGHSAGAHLAAMMLLANWTKHGVTPNLKGFFLLSGIYDLKPIVYTSQNAPLLMTLEDAQRNSPQLLLEAALTRPLDPACHVLVSVGQHDSPEFHRQSKEFYQILRQGGWNASFEEIHDMDHFEIIWNLTQKDYVLTQGQPRGLSSLAPPLAQGVILDQVPRRAPCMELASPSALSLPLPVCVCVSHE; translated from the exons GTTGTGCTGATGGTGACTCGTCCATCTCTCGACACAGCCACCAAGAAGGCCCGAGCCACCAGGAAGAGCCTGCTGCATGTCCCCTACGGAGATGGCGAAGgggaaaaattggacatctactTTCCCGAGGGAGTGTCTGAAG CCTCGCCTTTCTGTCTGTTCTTTCATGGAGGGTACTGGCAGAGTGGAAG tAAAGACACATCAGCCTTCATGGTCAATCCACTGACAGAGCAGGGGGTGACCGTGGTGGTAGTGGCTTATGACATCGCCCCCAAAG GTACCCTGGACCAGATGGTAGACCAAGTGACTCGGAGCATCGTGTTTGTCCAGAAGCAGTATCCATGCAACGA GGGAATTTACCTGTGTGGACACTCAGCAGGAGCCCACCTGGCTGCCATGATGCTCCTGGCCAACTGGACCAAGCATGGAGTCACACCCAACCTCAAAG GCtttttcctgctcagtgggatcTATGACCTGAAGCCCATTGTGTACACTTCTCAGAATGCTCCTCTCCTCATGACCCT GGAGGATGCTCAGAGGAACAGCCCACAGCTGCTCCTGGAGGCGGCCCTGACTCGGCCCTTGGATCCAGCCTGCCATGTGCTGGTGTCTGTGGGCCAGCACGACTCCCCTGAATTCCACCGACAGTCCAAGGAATTTTATCAG ATACTGCGCCAAGGAGGGTGGAATGCCTCGTTTGAAGAAATCCATGATATGGATCACTTTGAAATCATTTGGAACCTAACCCAGAAGGACTATGTGCTCACCCAG gggcagcccagggggctcagcagtttagcgccgcctttggcccagggtgtgatcctggatcaagtgccacgtcgggctccctgcatggagcttgcttctccttctgccttgtctctgcctctccctgtgtgtgtgtgtgtctctcatgaatga